The genomic segment CACCGTGTTCCGCCCCAAAACGGCCAGGCTGCTCCCGTTGTACTTCCCCTGCGTGAATGCGAAGTTCATGGCCATCAGAAACCCCAGTTCAGTTGTCGACGCCGACGCGTAGATCCCCTGCGCCCTCCCGACCACTGTGGAGTCAGCATCTGGGAGCTCCGTTAGCGGATCGTCCATCATCACCACCGCGCCGAACAACGTCGAGGACTTGTCTGTGGTGGGTGCCGCCGCGACCCGCACCGCGGTCTGGTTGCGGCCGCCGACAACGtcgtggaagaagaagtggaggtGGCTGAGCTTCTGCTGCTGGTGGAGGCCTAAGGAGGAAGGAGGAATGCTTTGCACGAAACGGTGCGTTTTAGCGACGGTGACGGacgagaaaaagaagaagaagaagaggagagaaGTGGTAACCAATGGAATTATCACC from the Vigna angularis cultivar LongXiaoDou No.4 chromosome 3, ASM1680809v1, whole genome shotgun sequence genome contains:
- the LOC108325568 gene encoding dirigent protein 22, which translates into the protein MVIIPLVTTSLLFFFFFFSSVTVAKTHRFVQSIPPSSLGLHQQQKLSHLHFFFHDVVGGRNQTAVRVAAAPTTDKSSTLFGAVVMMDDPLTELPDADSTVVGRAQGIYASASTTELGFLMAMNFAFTQGKYNGSSLAVLGRNTVESAVREMPVVGGSGLFRFARGYAQAKTHSMSMWEAVVEYDVYVLHY